The Oryza glaberrima chromosome 9, OglaRS2, whole genome shotgun sequence genome includes a window with the following:
- the LOC127784417 gene encoding uncharacterized protein LOC127784417 isoform X1, with amino-acid sequence MAAAETRAAWQRAANRCRVQEDAKRAPKLGCCPPSGQQHETNNGNQTNPQDCHIPNFMPLNWNAMNSNLPKDTQWWLQLQPNFGCQNVLASEDLNYMCGEVDVKKVESFAPVSKLEDINPKKTADPFEPPWIVSTAFMKQTYETGFEELKSLPAYSEMTLKCRGSATYLHEDKEHMDFKTFDPLYPKKPQTACYEMDAPWQENRKSRPWWQAAEADGLASVVAESEMHNVGKNELPRPTQRAHGSKLNNHENKDDYGPYTGKESPPVQYDTMLCSYSISSTNETNSSDGEGWQHQRNDARGCRGTQDSCNSDDRTPGSKPTYRSAAERAQLLDALRHSQTRAREAEMAAKKAYDEKDHVIKLLFRQASHLFACKQWLKMLQLENICLQLRFKEHQIAAMFPELPWIMLKEKVPPGQERKDGTRKKGRKHNKDSHLRKAVVFAVGVGIVGAGLLLGWTLGWLLPRL; translated from the exons ATGGCAGCTGCTGAAACAAGGGCTGCTTGGCAGCGTGCTGCTAACCGCTGCCGGGTTCAAGAGGACGCAAAGAGAGCTCCGAAACTCGGTTGCTGCCCGCCATCTGGGCAACAGCATGAGACCAACAATGGAAATCAAACAAATCCGCAAGACTGCCATATCCCCAACTTTATGCCTTTAAACTGGAATGCAATGAACTCCAATCTGCCAAAAGATACCCAATGGTGGCTTCAGTTGCAGCCCAATTTTGGGTGCCAGAATGTGCTTGCTAGCGAGGACCTGAATTATATGTGTGGGGAAGTTGATGTAAAGAAAGTCGAAAGTTTCGCACCAGTGTCCAAACTTGAGGACATCAATCCTAAGAAAACAGCTGATCCTTTTGAGCCCCCATGGATAGTTTCAACAGCTTTTATGAAACAAACATATGAGACAGGTTTTGAAGAGCTCAAGAGTCTTCCTGCCTATTCTGAAATGACCCTCAAATGCAGGGGAAGTGCCACCTATCTTCATGAGGACAAAGAACATATGGACTTCAAAACTTTTGATCCTTTGTATCCAAAGAAACCACAGACGGCATGCTATGAGATGGATGCACCTTGGCAAGAAAACAGGAAGTCTCGGCCATGGTGGCAGGCAGCTGAAGCGGATGGTTTGGCTTCCGTAGTTGCAGAAAGTGAAATGCACAACGTAGGCAAAAATGAGCTGCCAAGACCCACCCAACGTGCTCATGGTTCAAAATTGAACAACCACGAAAACAAGGATGATTATGGACCTTATACTGGCAAAGAATCACCTCCAGTGCAGTATGACACTATGCTGTGCAGCTATAGCATTTCAAGCACCAATGAGACAAATTCATCTGATGGTGAAGGCTGGCAACATCAAAGAAATGATGCACGTGG ATGCAGGGGCACACAGGATTCTTGTAATTCTGATGATCGCACACCAGGCAGCAAGCCGACATATCGGAGTGCCGCTGAGAGGGCCCAGTTGCTGGATGCACTCCGCCATTCACAAACACGCGCGAGGGAGGCTGAGATGGCTGCCAAGAAAGCTTATGATGAGAAAGACCATGTCATCAAGCTATTATTCCGTCAGGCCTCTCATCTCTTTGCGTGCAAGCAATGGCTGAAAATGCTGCAGCTGGAGAACATATGCCTCCAGCTCAGGTTCAAGGAACACCAGATAGCAGCCATGTTCCCTGAACTCCCCTGGATCATGCTCAAAGAAAAGGTGCCGCCAGGGCAAGAACGGAAGGATGGAACaaggaagaaaggaaggaagcaTAACAAGGATAGCCACTTGCGCAAGGCTGTCGTGTTTGCGGTCGGTGTAGGCATCGTTGGTGCTGGACTGCTTCTCGGCTGGACTCTTGGGTGGCTCTTGCCCAGGTTGTAA
- the LOC127784417 gene encoding uncharacterized protein LOC127784417 isoform X2: MAAAETRAAWQRAANRCRVQEDAKRAPKLGCCPPSGQQHETNNGNQTNPQDCHIPNFMPLNWNAMNSNLPKDTQWWLQLQPNFGCQNVLASEDLNYMCGEVDVKKVESFAPVSKLEDINPKKTADPFEPPWIVSTAFMKQTYETGFEELKSLPAYSEMTLKCRGSATYLHEDKEHMDFKTFDPLYPKKPQTACYEMDAPWQENRKSRPWWQAAEADGLASVVAESEMHNVGKNELPRPTQRAHGSKLNNHENKDDYGPYTGKESPPVQYDTMLCSYSISSTNETNSSDGEGWQHQRNDARGGTQDSCNSDDRTPGSKPTYRSAAERAQLLDALRHSQTRAREAEMAAKKAYDEKDHVIKLLFRQASHLFACKQWLKMLQLENICLQLRFKEHQIAAMFPELPWIMLKEKVPPGQERKDGTRKKGRKHNKDSHLRKAVVFAVGVGIVGAGLLLGWTLGWLLPRL; encoded by the exons ATGGCAGCTGCTGAAACAAGGGCTGCTTGGCAGCGTGCTGCTAACCGCTGCCGGGTTCAAGAGGACGCAAAGAGAGCTCCGAAACTCGGTTGCTGCCCGCCATCTGGGCAACAGCATGAGACCAACAATGGAAATCAAACAAATCCGCAAGACTGCCATATCCCCAACTTTATGCCTTTAAACTGGAATGCAATGAACTCCAATCTGCCAAAAGATACCCAATGGTGGCTTCAGTTGCAGCCCAATTTTGGGTGCCAGAATGTGCTTGCTAGCGAGGACCTGAATTATATGTGTGGGGAAGTTGATGTAAAGAAAGTCGAAAGTTTCGCACCAGTGTCCAAACTTGAGGACATCAATCCTAAGAAAACAGCTGATCCTTTTGAGCCCCCATGGATAGTTTCAACAGCTTTTATGAAACAAACATATGAGACAGGTTTTGAAGAGCTCAAGAGTCTTCCTGCCTATTCTGAAATGACCCTCAAATGCAGGGGAAGTGCCACCTATCTTCATGAGGACAAAGAACATATGGACTTCAAAACTTTTGATCCTTTGTATCCAAAGAAACCACAGACGGCATGCTATGAGATGGATGCACCTTGGCAAGAAAACAGGAAGTCTCGGCCATGGTGGCAGGCAGCTGAAGCGGATGGTTTGGCTTCCGTAGTTGCAGAAAGTGAAATGCACAACGTAGGCAAAAATGAGCTGCCAAGACCCACCCAACGTGCTCATGGTTCAAAATTGAACAACCACGAAAACAAGGATGATTATGGACCTTATACTGGCAAAGAATCACCTCCAGTGCAGTATGACACTATGCTGTGCAGCTATAGCATTTCAAGCACCAATGAGACAAATTCATCTGATGGTGAAGGCTGGCAACATCAAAGAAATGATGCACGTGG GGGCACACAGGATTCTTGTAATTCTGATGATCGCACACCAGGCAGCAAGCCGACATATCGGAGTGCCGCTGAGAGGGCCCAGTTGCTGGATGCACTCCGCCATTCACAAACACGCGCGAGGGAGGCTGAGATGGCTGCCAAGAAAGCTTATGATGAGAAAGACCATGTCATCAAGCTATTATTCCGTCAGGCCTCTCATCTCTTTGCGTGCAAGCAATGGCTGAAAATGCTGCAGCTGGAGAACATATGCCTCCAGCTCAGGTTCAAGGAACACCAGATAGCAGCCATGTTCCCTGAACTCCCCTGGATCATGCTCAAAGAAAAGGTGCCGCCAGGGCAAGAACGGAAGGATGGAACaaggaagaaaggaaggaagcaTAACAAGGATAGCCACTTGCGCAAGGCTGTCGTGTTTGCGGTCGGTGTAGGCATCGTTGGTGCTGGACTGCTTCTCGGCTGGACTCTTGGGTGGCTCTTGCCCAGGTTGTAA
- the LOC127784419 gene encoding THO complex subunit 6 yields MDARGWDEAAYRRGILRERDLSCRTLFRAVFFDHHDDDADVLLAAASSDGSLASFSLSSCISSSSSHPTPQTHPDAAVSLVDPVCIVQAHSGPAYDVRFYPDSQQPLLFSGGDDGRLRGWRWHEMQSCLVPLSLQGDHLEPVLDLVNPQHEGPWGARSPIPENNAIAINKQEGSVYAAAGDACAYCWDVESGKCKMTFKGHTDYLHSIAVREANRQVVTGSEDGTARIWDCRSGKCTQVIRPVKNKTFEGSWVSCVAIDASESWLACGTSSGISVWSLLSNECIFNVDCHAPVQDLLFDRNQILAVGAEPLLSRFSINGTLLSQIKCAPHSAFSVSIHSSGMAAVAGYGGLVDVISQFGSHLCTFGCRSLDK; encoded by the exons ATGGACGCGCGGGGGTGGGACGAGGCGGCGTACAGGCGGGGCATCCTGCGGGAGCGGGACCTCTCCTGCCGCACCCTCTTCCGCGCCGTCTTCTTCgaccaccacgacgacgacgccgacgtcctcctcgccgccgcctccagcgaCGGCTCCCtcgcctccttctccctctcctcctgcatctcctcctcctcctcccaccccaccccacaG ACCCACCCGGATGCCGCGGTCTCTCTGGTTGATCCCGTCTGCATCGTCCAAGCGCACAGTGGCCCGGCCTACGACGTCAGGTTCTACCCGGATTCGCAGCAGCCGCTGCTCTTCAG CGGCGGGGATGACGGGCGCCTTCGGGGATGGAGATGGCACGAGATGCAGAGCTGCCTTGTGCCGCTATCTCTGCAAG GGGATCATTTGGAGCCAGTACTTGATTTGGTGAACCCTCAGCATGA GGGTCCTTGGGGTGCTCGCTCTCCAATACCTGAAAACAACGCCATTGCGATTAACAAACAG GAAGGATCTGTTTATGCAGCGGCCGGGGATGCATGTGCTTATTGCTGGGATGTG GAGAGTGGTAAATGTAAAATGACCTTCAAGGGACATACTGACTATTTGCACAGCATTGCAGTCCGCGAAGCGAACCGCCAG GTAGTTACAGGATCAGAGGATGGCACAGCCCGTATCTGGG ATTGCAGAAGTGGAAAGTGCACTCAGGTTATACGTCCGGTGAAAAACAAGACTTTTGAGGGGTCATGGGTCAGTTGTGTTGCCATTGATGCAAGTGAAAGCTGGCTG GCTTGTGGTACTTCTAGTGGTATATCAGTTTGGAGCCTTCTTTCAAATGAGTGCATCTTTAATGTGGATTGCCATGCTCCTGTTCAAGATTTGCTGTTTGACAGAAACCAA ATCTTAGCAGTCGGTGCTGAACCTCTGCTCTCTCGTTTCTCTATCAATGGGACTCTTCTTTCACAAATCAAGTGTGCTCCTCACTCAGCATTTTCTGTCTCCATAcattcttcaggg ATGGCAGCTGTTGCTGGATATGGAGGCCTTGTGGATGTAATATCACAATTTGGGAGTCATTTGTGCACTTTTGGCTGCCGGAGCCTGGATAAGTAA
- the LOC127783961 gene encoding uncharacterized protein LOC127783961: MNKDKVHDKETHGTSNDISHKTSVDKVKAPNLFERAKEEVEALVGAVHDKMEHNSSPHGNNADLHKDSKDESKVSMNKIETHKNETHGTSDDINENTPVERVKGPNVFERAKEEIEAIVEAFHPKKGSDK; the protein is encoded by the exons ATGAACAAAGATAAAGTTCATGACAAGGAGACTCACGGAACGAGCAACGATATAAGTCATAAAACATCTGTGGACAAGGTTAAGGCCCCCAATCTGTTTGAACGAGCCAAGGAAGAGGTTGAGGCTCTGGTTGGAGCTGTTCATGATAAGATGGAGCACAATTCCAGTCCCCATGGAAATAATGCTG ACCTGCATAAGGACTCAAAGGATGAAAGCAAGGTGTCAATGAACAAAATAGAGACCCACAAGAATGAAACTCATGGTACAAGCGATGATATAAATGAGAATACACCAGTTGAGAGAGTTAAAGGTCCAAATGTGTTTGAGCGTGCCAAGGAAGAGATTGAAGCTATTGTTGAAGCCTTCCACCCAAAGAAGGGATCTGACAAGTGA